A region from the Salvia splendens isolate huo1 chromosome 15, SspV2, whole genome shotgun sequence genome encodes:
- the LOC121766728 gene encoding uncharacterized protein LOC121766728 gives MDVERGFGVLQAHWAIVKGPARSWYMHHISNVMYACIILHNMIIHDEGARAGDWTDDEAESIAGHATLSVVRGLPYGVSEILQAQETMRNQQAHLQLMNDMIEEV, from the coding sequence ATGGACGTGGAACGAGGATTCGGTGTGCTTCAAGCACattgggcaatagtgaaaggccCGGCTCGGTCCTGGTACATGCATCATATTTCCAATGTCATGTacgcgtgcataatcttgcacaacatgattattcACGATGAAGGTGCAAGAGCTGGCGATTGGACCGACGATGAAGCTGAATCGATCGCAGGTCATGCAACCCTGTCGGTCGTTCGAGGTTTACCCTATGGAGTCAGTGAGATATTACAAGCTCAGGAGAccatgcgcaaccaacaagctCATCTtcaactcatgaacgacatgattgaagaagtttga
- the LOC121768824 gene encoding F-box protein PP2-A12-like — protein sequence MGLLFSLPAATGSTAIAPSPEPGLGDLPESCVASVIGHLEPMQICQLAKLNRAFRGASSADFVWESKLPVNYEDLIGRVFENDASFCKGLCKRDIYARLCRANSFDGGSKKVWLDKRTANICMSVSSNGLAITGIDDRRYWSRIPTEESRFASVAYLQQIWWFEVDGEIEFPFPAGSYSIFFRLQLGCAHKRFGRRICNSEHVHGWDKKPVRFQLSTSDGQQATKQCYLKEQGRWIHYHAGDFVVSSSCKSIKVKYSMTQIDCTHTKGGLCVDSVQILPAEFKGRLQHF from the exons ATGGGCTTATTATTTTCGTTGCCGGCGGCGACCGGGAGCACCGCCATAGCCCCGTCGCCGGAGCCCGGGCTGGGCGACTTGCCGGAGAGCTGTGTGGCGTCGGTTATTGGCCACCTTGAGCCGATGCAGATCTGCCAGCTTGCAAAACTGAACCGGGCTTTCCGGGGAGCCTCGTCGGCTGATTTCGTTTGGGAGTCGAAATTGCCTGTGAATTACGAAGATCTTATCGGTAGGGTATTCGAAAATGATGCCTCTTTCTGCAAGGGTCTCTGCAAGAGGGATATCTATGCGAGGCTTTGTAGGGCTAATTCGTTCGATGGTGGCTCTAAG AAAGTATGGTTGGATAAGAGGACAGCCAACATTTGCATGTCGGTGTCTTCAAATGGATTGGCGATAACGGGAATTGATGATAGGAGATATTGGAGCCGTATCCCAACTGAGGAATCAAG GTTTGCATCAGTTGCGTATCTCCAGCAAATATGGTGGTTTGAGGTCGATGGGGAGATTGAGTTTCCCTTTCCGGCAGGGTCGTACAGTATATTCTTCAGATTACAACTTGGATGCGCCCATAAGAGGTTTGGGCGTAGGATTTGCAACTCCGAGCACGTTCATGGCTGGGATAAAAAGCCTGTGCGGTTCCAGCTTTCGACCTCAGATGGTCAGCAAGCAACAAAACAGTGCTACTTGAAGGAGCAAGGGAGGTGGATCCATTATCATGCCGGAGATTTTGTTGTCTCCAGCTCGTGCAAATCGATCAAAGTCAAATATTCGATGACACAGATTGATTGCACTCACACCAAAGGTGGGCTGTGTGTGGATTCTGTACAAATACTCCCTGCGGAGTTCAAAGGGAGGTTGCAGCATTTTTAA